Proteins from one Diprion similis isolate iyDipSimi1 chromosome 3, iyDipSimi1.1, whole genome shotgun sequence genomic window:
- the LOC124416721 gene encoding juvenile hormone esterase-like, with the protein MGPPRVFYFCLVTLFLNLLIHFRTGCNAATASEVTIPQGSLQGAILFSRQNRSIFAFYGIPYGQPPVGDLRFSSPVAANAWNGTLNATVEGNVCIQYLNGAVIGDEDCLYLNVYTPQLPNNTSSSLLPVMVWIPGGGFEQGSGNSDLYSSEFLLDSDVLLVSVSYRLGALGFLSTGDDVAPGNWGLKDQVLALKWVQNNIAYFGGDPDQITLFGQSAGGASVQLHALSDLTTGLFHKYISQSGSALGFWPWRPSSTYANRASLLGEYVGCPTNGSTYLVACLRQINASVITQTITQLYVWGSNPFPFWGPTDEPDVDGAFLIDNPETLIKAGKMRDLPAITGSVRNEGVGFLVSSLPGSDLLETLLDDFDNLAPIIYQYSGRVDDESTITAALKSYYFNNDMTTNRTLLWYNLTLLVTDIFFMYPIYTAVQEQYAIAENSPYFYSFEYRGTYSYGSQYIYSSLLDESISHCDELLYLFPETDTLFGVGTESMTETDLLMVETMVQLWTSFAINGTPTTSAAISNTTWLPYSASGNYLRIGNDGDPTLEIQYDFLPERMLFWKELMTSTTSGNTSHGPFSLGSIAILLIVYSKVFL; encoded by the exons ATGGGTCCGCCAAGGGTTTTCTATTTCTGTTTGGTTACTTTGTTCCTCAACCTTCTCATTCACTTCCGAACAGGATGTAACGCTGCCACCGCTTCGGAAGTGACCATACCTCAGGGCAGTCTGCAGGGCGCCATTCTGTTCAGTCGCCAGAACAGAAGCATCTTTGCATTCTATGGAATTCCATATGGTCAACCACCTGTCGGAGATTTAAG ATTCAGCAGCCCTGTTGCGGCAAACGCTTGGAATGGAACTCTGAATGCCACTGTGGAAGGGAACGTGTGCATTCAGTATTTGAACGGAGCAGTTATTGGGGACGAAGACTGTTTATACCTGAACGTTTACACACCTCAG CTTCCGAACAACACAAGCTCATCACTGCTTCCGGTCATGGTTTGGATACCTGGTGGCGGATTCGAGCAGGGCAGTGGAAATTCGGATCTCTACAGCTCAGAGTTTCTTCTTGACTCAGACGTGCTCCTCGTTTCGGTCAGCTATCGCCTCGGCGCGCTGGGTTTTCTGAGCACCGGAGATGATGTTGCCCCCGGAAATTGGGGGCTGAAGGACCAAGTTCTGGCTCTGAAATGGGTTCAGAATAATATTGCATACTTCGGTGGTGATCCTGACCAAATTACACTTTTTGGCCAAAGCGCTGGCGGTGCATCGGTTCAGCTTCATGCATTATCGGATTTGACCACCG GCCTTTTCCATAAGTACATTTCGCAAAGTGGGTCTGCACTCGGTTTCTGGCCCTGGAGGCCCAGTTCAACCTACGCCAATCGTGCTTCGCTGCTCGGCGAATACGTGGGCTGCCCGACGAATGGCTCTACTTATCTTGTAGCCTGCCTTAGGCAAATCAATGCATCAGTTATTACACAGACCATAACCCAGTTGTACGTCTGGGGATCCAATCCGTTTCCATTTTGGGGTCCGACCGATGAGCCGGATGTGGATGGTGCCTTCCTTATTGATAATCCTGAAACTCTCATCAAGGCTGGCAAAATGCGTGACCTCCCAGCCATCACTGGCAGCGTCAGAAATGAAGGCGTCGGTTTTTTAGTTT CCAGCCTTCCAGGGTCTGACTTGCTGGAAACTCTGTTAGATGATTTTGACAACCTTGCGCCGATTATCTACCAGTATTCTGGACGAGTAGACGACGAGTCCACCATTACGGCCGCGTTAAAGTCGTACTATTTCAACAACGACATGACGACTAACAGAACTCTG cTGTGGTATAACCTCACTCTACTAGTGACTGACATATTCTTTATGTACCCAATCTACACCGCGGTTCAGGAACAGTATGCAATTGCCGAAAATTCGCCGTACTTCTATTCGTTCGAGTACCGTGGTACCTACAGCTATGGAAGTCAATACATTTATAGTTCCCTGCTGGACGAAAGTATCAGTCACTGCGATGAGCTACTTTACTTGTTCCCGGAGACTGACACGCTCTTCGGTGTGGGAACTGAGAGCATGACCGAAACCGACCTTCTCATGGTCGAGACGATGGTCCAGCTTTGGACCTCTTTCGCCATCAATGG GACACCAACTACTTCAGCGGCTATTAGCAACACGACTTGGTTGCCGTATTCCGCGAGTGGCAACTACCTCCGCATAGGAAACGACGGTGATCCGACACTCGAAATCCAGTACGATTTTCTTCCGGAGAGAATGCTTTTTTGGAAGGAACTGATGACCTCCACAACTTCAGGGAATACCTCCCACGGTCCATTCTCTCTGGGATCGATTGCTATTCTTTTGATCGTTTATTCGAAAGTATTCTTATAG
- the LOC124416709 gene encoding glucose dehydrogenase [FAD, quinone]-like, which translates to MTIMGAYSAARIALSYGPELSFLVFLRFMIVLMRQDIIDRNNRVQIVSTRKMYASYDFIVIGGGSAGCVVANRLSENLNWTVLLLEAGGDETVLSDVPVVFPTLQLTAMDWQFKTESSTNYCQGMINNQCNWPRGKVLGGSSVLNAMLYVRGNRRDYDQWRDMGNPGWSYDEVLPYFKKSENVMIPGLAESPFHGTGGYLNIERFRYNTPIAKHFLNAGRDMGYEETDVNGATQTGFTYSQGTLREGLRCSTAKAFLRSASRRKNLHVSAHSTVEKILIHETTKTAYGVRFRRGTRNYVVYARNEVILSAGTVQSPQVLMLSGIGPKEHLEEVGVRVIHDSPGVGKNLQDHVAIGGLTYLIDSPSDYPEGTGFCFVVPRFMTLKTIKQFLAEKKGPLYNVPECEAMGFINTIYANETMDYPDVQLFLASVADNSDGGLFGKRVCGLKDDFFANMFEGILYEDTYTIVPLLMRPKSRGYIKLRDANPRQHPIIVPNYFSDPHDLDILVEGAKIIYNLSQTLTMKRLGARPNSNKIPECAHFAFLSDDYWRCHARHYTMTIYHPTSTCKMGPSDDPMAVVDSRLKVYGVHALRVVDASVMPNIVTGNTNAPTIMIAEKAADLIKEDWKDICNEPLTNDSVGDKKQLRILGVQALRNRQFKQDQQKEQIMMAFRDNQIDRFSNNVGSGNLRIDLEGDSDFPDDDCEKEEWEKEVDMVHNQLEAVKLKRHIIDDQSGEQSGFEIEIIPDKDEGDFNIYKIWQNFTKTCLTTKYVTDNDANDCAEIRIDKT; encoded by the exons ATGACAATCATGGGCGCGTATTCGGCGGCGCGAATAGCTCTGTCGTACGGTCCGGAGCTGAGTTTCCTGGTGTTCCTCAGGTTCATGATAGTGCTGATGCGACAGGATATAATTGACAGAAATAACCGCGTGCAGATCGTATCGACGAGGAAGATGTATGCCAGCTATGATTTCATCGTGATTGGCGGAGGTTCGGCGGGCTGCGTGGTGGCCAACAGACTGTCGGAGAACCTGAATTGGACGGTTTTGCTGCTTGAGGCAGGAGGTGATGAGACTGTTTTGTCCGATGTGCCAGTGGTCTTCCCAACCCTTCAGTTGACCGCGATGGACTGGCAGTTCAAGACGGAGTCCTCGACGAATTACTGCCAGGGGATGATCAACAACCAGTGTAACTGGCCCAGAGGCAAGGTGCTGGGTGGTAGTAGCGTCCTCAATGCTATGTTGTACGTCCGCGGAAATCGACGAGACTACGACCAGTGGAGGGACATGGGGAACCCGGGGTGGAGTTATGACGAGGTTCTGCCCTACTTCAAGAAATCTGAGAACGTGATGATCCCTGGCCTCGCCGAGTCGCCCTTCCACGGTACTGGCGGGTATCTAAACATCGAACGTTTTCGGTACAACACACCGATCGCCAAGCATTTCCTCAACGCTGGTCGTGACATGGGTTACGAGGAAACCGACGTCAATGGCGCAACTCAGACCGGTTTCACTTACTCCCAGGGAACCCTGCGAGAAGGGTTGCGATGCAGCACGGCGAAAGCCTTTCTACGTTCGGCATCTCGCCGGAAAAATCTCCACGTCAGTGCCCATTCAACGGTAGAGAAAATCCTTATTCACGAGACCACGAAGACCGCTTATGGCGTCAGGTTTCGAAGAGGCACTCGAAACTACGTCGTTTACGCCAGGAACGAGGTTATACTCTCTGCCGGAACCGTGCAGTCGCCGCAGGTGCTCATGCTCTCGGGAATCGGACCCAAGGAGCACCTCGAGGAGGTCGGGGTTCGGGTCATTCATGACAGCCCTGGCGTTGGGAAGAATCTTCAGGATCACGTAGCCATCGGTGGACTTACTTACCTAATCGATTCACCTTCAGACTACCCAGAGGGAACGGGTTTCTGCTTTGTTGTGCCCAGATTTATGACCCTCAAGACCATCAAGCAATTCTTGGCCGAAAAGAAAGGACCTCTTTACAATGTTCCGGAATGCGAGGCCATGGGTTTTATAAACACGAT CTACGCCAATGAGACGATGGATTATCCCGATGTTCAGCTATTCCTCGCTTCAGTTGCAGACAATTCGGATGGCGGGCTGTTCGGGAAACGGGTATGTGGACTCAAGGACGATTTTTTTGCCAATATGTTCGAGGGAATCCTTTATGAAGATACCTACACCATCGTGCCGTTGTTAATGCGCCCGAAGAGCAGAGGTTACATCAAGTTGAGAGACGCAAATCCAAGGCAACATCCAATCATAGTTCCGAACTATTTCAGCGATCCGCATGATTTGGATATTCTG GTCGAAGGGgcaaaaattatctataaccTTAGTCAGACTCTGACTATGAAGAGACTTGGCGCTCGTccaaattcgaataaaatacCGGAGTGTGCACACTTTGCTTTTCTTTCCGACGACTACTGGCGCTGCCATGCAAGGCATTACACGATGACGATTTATCATCCCACCAGCACTTGTAAAATGGGCCCATCCGATGACCCCATGGCTGTAGTGGATTCGCGGCTAAAGGTTTATGGTGTGCATGCACTGAGGGTAGTAGATGCTTCTGTGATGCCGAATATTGTGACGGGCAACACCAACGCGCCGACGATCATGATAGCTGAAAAAGCTGCTGACCTCATAAAGGAGGACTGGAAAGACATCTGCAATGAACCATTGACGAATGATTCAGTGGGCGATAAGAAGCAACTGAGGATTCTGGGCGTGCAAGCGTTGAGAAATAGACAATTCAAGCAGGATCAGCAGAAGGAGCAGATAATGATGGCATTTAGGGATAATCAAATTGACAGGTTTAGCAACAATGTTGGCAGTGGGAATTTGCGCATTGACCTTGAAGGCGATTCCGACTTTCCAGACGACGATTGCGAAAAGGAGGAATGGGAGAAGGAGGTGGATATGGTACACAATCAGTTGGAAGCTGTTAAGCTGAAACGCCATATTATCGACGACCAGTCTGGGGAGCAAAGTGGTTTTGAGATCGAAATTATACCGGATAAAGATGAAGgcgatttcaatatttataaaatttggcaaaatttcacaaaaacttGTCTCACGACAAAATACGTGACTGACAATGATGCAAATGACTGTGCCGAAATACGAATTGACAAAACATAA
- the LOC124416723 gene encoding esterase FE4-like: MWIRIGSDFCMLLLLSNLFAPSAGQSKNANVSLPILTIPQGEIQGVNLVTYRNRTIHGFLGIPYAQPPIGNLRFRSPVAANAWNGTLNASIDGNVCPQLSGDNFIGDEDCLYLNVYTPQISDEISSVPLPVMVFIHGGGFERGNGGSSSFSPKYILDKDVVLIVFNYRLGVLGFLSTGDGVAPGNYGLKDMVLALKWVQNSIGHFGGNADQVTIFGESTGGGSVELLALSSLTEGLFHRYITESGSALSIRCFRPKTTYVRRATELAELLDCPTDSTNGLVDCLRNRDTKEIIGTKSSFYVWENFPDIIWGPTEEPDVDGAFLTENPVNLYAVGKIRYLPWMTGVVRDEGLILSSKFYVNPDKFEDLLNRFDDVLPHVLQYHNIVEDEKAFTTALKEYYFNNMTAVRSKLLSNLTDLIGDSFFIFPIYNALQKRMVSAESSAYFYSFGYQGTYSYTYKYSGGSTIKYGVAHADELLYLFPYPISTFGNLGEEMSEADYEMVENMVQLWTSFAVNGIPTEVNRSDIKIWKPYSVEDNYLMIGDHSEVANKVLYSFLSDRMGFWKDLTGTI, encoded by the exons ATGTGGATAAGAATCGGAAGTGATTTTTGCATGCTTTTACTGCTAAGCAACTTGTTTGCACCGAGCGCAGGACAGTCCAAAAATGCAAACGTTTCTCTTCCAATATTGACAATACCGCAGGGGGAAATTCAAGGCGTGAACTTGGTTACTTATCGTAACAGGACAATTCATGGATTCTTGGGCATTCCCTACGCACAACCACCGATTGGAAATCTCAG ATTTCGCAGTCCCGTGGCAGCAAACGCTTGGAATGGAACTCTAAATGCAAGTATCGATGGAAATGTGTGTCCCCAGCTATCAGGAGATAATTTTATAGGAGATGAGGACTGCCTTTACCTTAATGTTTACACGCCACAG ATTTCGGACGAAATTTCTTCTGTCCCGTTACCAGTGATGGTCTTCATTCACGGCGGAGGATTTGAACGGGGTAACGGTGGATCTTCTTCATTTAGCCCTAAATATATCCTCGATAAAGACGTGGTTCTTATAGTCTTTAATTACCGACTTGGAGTCTTGGGATTCTTGAGTACCGGGGACGGAGTTGCCCCTGGAAATTATGGATTGAAAGACATGGTCTTGGCCTTAAAATGGGTTCAGAATAGTATCGGACATTTCGGTGGGAATGCTGATCAAGTTACTATTTTTGGCGAAAGTACTGGTGGTGGTTCGGTGGAACTTTTGGCCCTTTCGAGTTTGACGGAAG GACTTTTTCATAGATACATAACTGAAAGCGGGTCGGCATTGTCAATTAGATGTTTTCGACCGAAAACAACGTATGTTCGGCGTGCCACTGAGCTGGCCGAGCTGCTCGATTGTCCAACCGACTCTACAAATGGTCTTGTCGACTGTCTGAGAAACCGTGACACGAAAGAAATTATAGGCACCAAGTCTTCTTTCTACGTTTGGGAAAACTTTCCGGACATTATATGGGGACCAACGGAGGAACCAGATGTGGACGGAGCTTTTTTAACCGAAAATCCCGTGAACCTGTACGCTGTTGGGAAAATTCGTTATCTACCTTGGATGACTGGTGTTGTTCGTGACGAAGGATTGATTTTGAGCTCGA AGTTTTACGTGAATCCGGATAAGTTTGAAGATTTATTGAACCGATTTGACGATGTCTTACCTCATGTGTTACAATATCATAATATAGTCGAGGACGAAAAGGCATTCACAACAGCATTAAAAgagtattattttaataatatgaCTGCTGTGAGAAGTAAA CTTCTCTCTAATCTCACAGATCTCATCGGTGACTCTTTCTTCATATTTCCAATTTACAATGCGCTTCAAAAACGCATGGTTTCTGCGGAGAGTTCCGcatatttttacagttttgGGTACCAGGGCACTTATAGTTATACTTACAAATACAGTGGCGGATCAACGATTAAATATGGCGTAGCTCACGCCGACGAACTTCTTTATCTCTTTCCGTACCCCATTTCTACTTTCGGAAACCTTGGTGAGGAAATGAGCGAAGCTGATTATGAAATGGTTGAAAACATGGTGCAACTTTGGACGTCGTTTGCTGTCAATGG AATACCTACTGAGGTGAATCGGagtgatataaaaatttggaagCCATACTCAGTTGAAGATAACTACCTCATGATAGGGGATCATTCAGAAGTAGCGAACAAAGTTCTTTACTCTTTCTTGTCAGACAGAATGGGCTTCTGGAAAGATTTGACTGGTACAATTTGA
- the LOC124416715 gene encoding glucose dehydrogenase [FAD, quinone]-like, which yields MEALSALAALLESGFNLAFIGILEVLIILLRSDIVDQGNRVTPVAPKDMSPSYDYIVIGCGSAGSVLANRLSEDGSSTVLALEAGEDEPPISDVPVLTQTLQLTDLDWSFKTEQSTRYCQGMKGHRCNWPRGKVLGGSSVINAMVYVRGHARDYDEWRDAGNPGWGYDDVLPYFKMSENISIPELENSSYHERGGYLTVEDFRYHKPLTKFFLQAGRELGFNVVDVNGADQTGFTLAPGTLRDGLRCSTAKAYLRSASRRQNLHVGTECTVEKILINTTTKVAYAVQFRRGGEVYTVHARKEIILSAGAIQSPQILILSGIGPREHLDELGIELVHHSPGVGRNLQDHVALGGLTYLIDPPNGTSSNDFGGSNTLTLSALMDFLKNATGPMYDLPTNEVLGFVNTKFTDGDLNWPDIQYHFATLSHNGRASSIIAKRNNNLRDEFFDSLWGNIIDHPAFEMPPTLLRPRSRGYITLRDADPYSPPIIVPNYYDDPHDLDVLVQGALIAYNLSQTPTMRLLNTRLNPNRIPECSHFSLPSEEYFRCHARFYSLTIFHPCCTCKMGPPRDAMAVVNSRLRVHGVKRLRVVDASIMPNLPSGNINSPVIMIAEKAAHMIKEDWSSS from the exons ATGGAAGCGTTAAGCGCCTTGGCAGCACTTCTGGAGTCGGGATTTAACCTGGCATTCATAGGAATACTGGAAGTACTAATAATTCTCCTGCGGTCCGATATAGTAGACCAGGGAAATCGAGTGACACCGGTTGCCCCCAAGGACATGAGCCCCAGCTACGACTACATCGTGATCGGCTGCGGTTCCGCGGGATCCGTCTTGGCAAACAGATTGTCAGAAGATGGAAGTTCGACAGTATTAGCGCTGGAAGCGGGAGAAGACGAACCGCCGATTTCGGATGTTCCAGTTTTGACGCAGACGCTCCAGCTAACGGACTTGGATTGGTCCTTCAAAACCGAGCAATCGACGCGCTACTGCCAAGGCATGAAGGGCCATCGCTGCAACTGGCCAAGGGGCAAAGTGCTTGGCGGAAGTAGCGTGATCAACGCCATGGTCTACGTCCGGGGACATGCACGAGACTACGATGAGTGGAGGGATGCGGGAAATCCGGGATGGGGATATGACGACGTCCTGCCATACTTTAAGATGTCAGAGAACATCTCGATCCCCGAACTCGAAAACTCGTCGTACCACGAAAGGGGCGGCTACTTAACTGTAGAGGATTTTAGATACCACAAACCCCTGACTAAATTCTTTCTGCAGGCTGGGAGGGAGCTGGGATTCAACGTGGTAGACGTCAATGGCGCCGATCAGACAGGCTTCACCTTGGCTCCTGGCACTTTAAGGGACGGGCTGAGGTGTAGCACTGCCAAGGCCTACCTTCGCTCGGCCAGCCGACGGCAGAATCTCCACGTTGGAACGGAATGCACCGTCGAAAAGATCCTAATCAACACTACGACGAAGGTCGCCTATGCTGTCCAGTTCCGAAGAGGCGGAGAGGTGTACACTGTCCACGCTAGAAAGGAGATCATTCTTTCGGCCGGCGCGATTCAGTCCCCGCAGATTTTGATACTCTCCGGTATCGGGCCGAGGGAACACCTTGACGAGCTTGGAATTGAGCTTGTTCATCACAGTCCTGGAGTTGGCAGAAACCTTCAGGACCATGTCGCGCTCGGTGGACTCACATACTTGATAGATCCGCCTAATGGAACTTCGAGTAATGATTTTGGTGGCAGTAATACTCTGACGCTGTCCGCGTTGATGGATTTCTTAAAGAATGCAACTGGCCCGATGTACGACCTTCCTACCAATGAAGTGCTCGGGTTTGTCAATACCAA GTTTACCGATGGTGATTTGAACTGGCCGGACATACAGTACCACTTCGCGACGTTGAGCCACAACGGACGAGCATCGAGCATTATTGCTAAACGAAATAACAATCTCAGAGATGAGTTCTTCGACAGTCTATGGGGCAATATTATCGATCACCCTGCTTTTGAAATGCCCCCGACGCTGTTGCGCCCTAGGAGCAGAGGATACATTACGCTGAGGGATGCCGATCCCTACAGTCCACCGATCATAGTGCCGAACTATTACGACGACCCGCACGATTTGGACGTTTTG GTACAAGGGGCACTAATTGCATACAACTTGAGCCAGACTCCGACGATGAGATTGTTAAACACGCGGCTCAACCCAAACCGGATACCCGAGTGTAGTCATTTCAGTTTGCCTTCGGAGGAGTATTTCCGGTGCCACGCCAGGTTCTACTCGTTGACGATTTTCCACCCATGTTGTACCTGCAAAATGGGACCCCCCCGCGATGCTATGGCCGTGGTGAACAGTAGGCTCAGAGTTCACGGGGTCAAGCGACTCCGTGTTGTCGATGCTTCGATTATGCCAAATCTCCCATCGGGCAATATTAATTCACCTGTCATTATGATCGCTGAAAAAGCTGCACACATGATCAAGGAAGACTGGAGCTCCTCATAA
- the LOC124416720 gene encoding esterase E4-like — protein sequence MGFHGVKSFCGLILLLNALANISDANARNILTTSARDTAPQVTILQGPLEGTTVLSLNNRTIYSFLGIPYAQPPIGNLRFSNPVAAGNWTGTFNATVDGEKCLQYVVTGSEDCLYLNVYTPQLPGNGSSSLLPVMVSIHGGGFAYGSGDFDGNGPAYLLDVDVVLVTMNYRLGVLGFLSTGDEVAPGNWGLKDQVLSLEWVRDNIAFFGGDPNQVTIMGNSAGAVSVHMLALSDLARGLFHKYIAQSGSASGFWAYQPSELSAQHSHVFGGYLNCDNSTSTLLIQCLRGLNVSTIMLGDMMSGLWNTVGGSWSPTIEPDIEGALLTDSPLNLVNAGKMHDLPSISGSTRDEAATFVAGYVLVPGMFDQFLADIDNALPNVLGYSRWVDDVPAATAALKDFYFPDLTADRSELLQNLTLAISDTMFIYPGFRMVQMQNSIFESDQFFYSFDYRGIYSQTDMISSAMPNNSAAHADEMFYLFPQTEAIFGAARENMTVNDRQMVDTMMELWTSFAITGIPTTTTGGVTWQPFATGNNNYLRIGSDSDPTVENLNDFQPERMQLWSDLLVASSAANSAIVSSPLRWILICLVTYFKML from the exons ATGGGTTTCCACGgtgtgaaaagtttttgtgGGCTAATATTACTGCTCAACGCATTAGCCAATATTAGCGATGCCAACGCGAGAAACATTCTAACGACAAGTGCAAGGGACACTGCTCCTCAAGTTACAATACTTCAGGGTCCTCTTGAAGGTACAACTGTGTTGAGTTTGAATAACAGAACGATCTACTCTTTCCTCGGAATTCCTTACGCTCAACCGCCGATCGGAAACCTAAG ATTCAGCAACCCTGTTGCAGCGGGCAATTGGACCGGAACATTCAATGCGACTGTGGACGGTGAAAAGTGCCTACAGTATGTGGTTACAGGAAGCGAGGACTGTTTATACTTGAATGTTTACACCCCGCAG CTTCCGGGAAATGGTTCATCTTCCCTGCTTCCGGTGATGGTTTCGATTCACGGTGGAGGATTCGCCTACGGAAGTGGAGACTTTGACGGCAATGGTCCAGCCTATCTTCTCGACGTAGACGTGGTGCTTGTCACCATGAACTACCGCCTGGGAGTGCTGGGCTTCTTGAGCACTGGAGACGAGGTCGCGCCGGGAAACTGGGGCCTCAAGGATCAGGTGTTGTCTTTGGAGTGGGTCCGTGACAACATTGCGTTCTTCGGTGGTGATCCGAACCAAGTAACAATAATGGGGAATAGCGCCGGTGCTGTTTCAGTGCATATGTTGGCACTTTCGGACTTGGCAAGGG gCCTGTTTCACAAGTACATCGCGCAGAGTGGATCAGCTTCCGGTTTCTGGGCTTACCAACCCAGTGAATTGTCCGCACAACATTCCCACGTCTTTGGTGGATACCTCAACTGCGATAACAGTACTTCGACCCTTCTTATCCAGTGTCTTAGAGGACTAAACGTTTCGACCATAATGCTAGGGGATATGATGTCCGGTTTGTGGAACACGGTTGGTGGTTCTTGGTCCCCGACCATTGAACCAGACATCGAGGGTGCCCTTCTCACCGACAGTCCTCTCAATCTCGTCAATGCTGGAAAAATGCATGACTTGCCATCGATATCCGGAAGCACGCGTGACGAAGCTGCTACCTTCGTTGCAG GTTACGTACTGGTGCCGGGCATGTTTGACCAGTTTCTAGCTGACATCGACAACGCCTTGCCCAACGTGCTTGGATACTCAAGATGGGTTGACGATGTTCCTGCGGCTACTGCTGCATTGAAGGACTTTTACTTCCCCGATTTGACGGCTGATAGATCAGAG ctgctGCAAAATCTCACTCTCGCCATAAGCGACACTATGTTCATATACCCAGGCTTCAGAATGGTCCAAATGCAGAATAGCATCTTTGAGAGTGATCAGTTCTTCTACTCCTTCGATTACCGAGGGATTTACAGTCAAACCGACATGATAAGCAGCGCAATGCCAAACAACAGCGCTGCTCATGCCGATGAGATGTTCTACCTGTTTCCACAGACTGAGGCGATCTTCGGGGCGGCTCGAGAGAATATGACTGTCAATGATCGTCAAATGGTGGACACCATGATGGAGTTGTGGACTTCGTTCGCAATAACTGG AATTCCAACCACAACGACTGGTGGCGTAACTTGGCAACCGTTTGCGACGGGCAACAATAATTATCTTAGAATAGGAAGTGACTCTGACCCAACGGTTGAGAATCTGAACGATTTTCAACCGGAAAGAATGCAGCTGTGGAGCGATTTGCTGGTAGCATCATCGGCGGCAAATTCAGCTATTGTTTCTTCGCCTTTGAGATGGATTCTTATTTGTCTGGTTACTTACTTCAAGATGCTCTAG